The Pyrenophora tritici-repentis strain M4 chromosome 2, whole genome shotgun sequence genome window below encodes:
- a CDS encoding FabG, Dehydrogenase with different specificities (related to short-chain alcohol dehydrogenase) — translation MSSPRPFEGKLAIVTGASRSFGAAVATHLAARGANVVINYATAASDSKASELAAHLSKTYNIKALPVRADLLDACAPQAIVDAAKAYFTNPAAKTPFQIDIIINNAAVVNAQPIQELDIELWDQTFNLNCKAPALLIKAAFPYLPHDRSGRIVNISSATTTWALIQQTSYAGTKGALEAMTRVWARELAERATVNSVSPGPMDTGLLHGLPKEASEALKMYQALIPLARERPGVDDESTVKLAAEIGGRPGTLEEVANIVGIACLPESGWMTGNQLSASGGGAFVR, via the exons ATGTCATCACCGCGACCTTTTGAGGGCAAGCTAGCCATTGTCACAGGCGCCTCGCGAA GTTTcggcgctgccgtcgccaCGCACTTGGCCGCTCGCGGTGCCAACGTCGTGATCAACTACGCAACAGCCGCGTCGGACTCCAAGGCTTCCGAGCTAGCCGCCCATCTCTCCAAGACGTACAACATCAAGGCACTCCCTGTCCGCGCCGATCTACTCGACGCATGCGCACCTCAAGCCATCGTCGACGCAGCAAAGGCGTACTTCACCAACCCAGCGGCCAAGACGCCTTTCCAAATCGACATCATCATCAACAATGCCGCAGTAGTAAATGCACAGCCCATCCAGGAGCTCGACATAGAGCTCTGGGATCAAACATTCAACTTGAACTGCAAAGCCCCTGCCCTCCTCATCAAAGCTGCTTTTCCTTACCTCCCCCACGACCGCTCTGGTAGAATCGTCAACATCTCGTCTGCAACTACGACATGGGCTTTGATCCAGCAGACGTCATATGCAGGCACCAAAGGCGCCCTAGAAGCCATGACGCGTGTGTGGGCGCGTGAACTTGCTGAACGGGCAACAGTCAATAGTGTGAGTCCCGGGCCCATGGATACGGGCCTTTTGCACGGTCTGCCAAAGGAGGCGAGTGAGGCTTTGAAAATGTATCAGGCGTTAATCCCACTGGCGAGGGAGCGTCCCGGCGTGGACGACGAAAGTACTGTCAAGTTGGCGGCGGAGATTGGTGGACGGCCGGGCACACTGGAGGAGGTGGCGAATATTGTGGGCATTGCTTGTTTGCCGGAGAGCGGGTGGATGACAGGAAACCAGCTGAGTGCtagtggtggtggtgcgTTTGTGCGGTGA